The following coding sequences lie in one Seriola aureovittata isolate HTS-2021-v1 ecotype China chromosome 5, ASM2101889v1, whole genome shotgun sequence genomic window:
- the atad1a gene encoding outer mitochondrial transmembrane helix translocase has product MLFKDLPREALMRPLSRNEVVGMLVRLTIFGAATYYSIKWVIEAMDPTYKQKNQAKKRAEQLMKRIGVEGVKLTEYEMNIASHLVDPQTMKVSWRDIAGLDEVINELQDTVILPFQKRHLLAGSKLFQPPKGVLLFGPPGCGKTMIAKATAKASGCKFINLQASTLTDMWYGESQKLTAAVFSLAVKIQPCIVFIDEIESFLRNRSSLDHEATAMMKAQFMSLWDGMDTSSTTQVMVMGATNRPQDVDPAILRRMPATFHVGLPSIRQRQDILRLILAGENLSNAINLKEIAEKTDGYSGSDLRELCRDAAMYRVRDYVRKEQMRQIAQQLQDCQEEEEKPVDEERLRPVTQLDLLFGLDKMKESKRATASMLPSVSEVPLD; this is encoded by the exons ATGCTGTTCAAAGATCTTCCCAGAGAGGCCCTGATGCGGCCGTTGTCCAGGAATGAAGTGGTGGGCATGTTGGTGAGGTTGACCATCTTTGGTGCAGCCACATACTACAGTATCAAATGGGTTATAGAAGCTATGGATCCTACctacaaacagaaaaaccaaGCTAAGAAAAGG GCAGAACAGCTGATGAAGAGGATTGGTGTGGAGGGGGTCAAACTAACAGAGTATGAGATGAACATTGCATCTCACCTAGTCGATCCACAAACAATGAAG GTGTCCTGGAGAGATATAGCAGGCCTGGACGAGGTTATCAATGAGCTGCAAGACACTGTCATCCTTCCCTTTCAGAAAAGACACCTTTTAGCTGGATCCAAACTCTTTCAGCCTCCCAAAG gtgttttattatttggtCCTCCAGGATGTGGGAAGACCATGATCGCTAAGGCAACAGCCAAAGCCTCAGGGTGCAAGTTTATCAACCTTCAGGCCTCCACTCTGACAGACATGTGGTACGGCGAATCACAGAAGCTGACTGCTGCAGTCTTCTCATTGGCTGTGAAAATCCAGCCCTGTATCGTCTTCATTGATGAGATTG AGTCATTTCTAAGGAATCGCTCCAGCCTAGACCACGAGGCCACAGCCATGATGAAGGCCCAGTTCATGAGTCTGTGGGATGGCATGGACACGTCCTCAACCACCCAG GTGATGGTGATGGGAGCTACAAACAGGCCACAGGATGTGGATCCAGCCATTCTGCGCAGAATGCCTGCCACTTTCCATGTTGGCCTCCCA AGCATAAGACAAAGACAGGACATCCTGCGGTTGATATTAGCAGGAGAAAAC TTGAGCAATGCTATTAATCTGAAGGAGATTGCTGAGAAGACAGATGGCTACTCTGGCAGTGACCTGCGAGAGCTTTGCCGCGATGCCGCCATGTACCGAGTCCGGGACTACGTCCGCAAGGAGCAGATGAGGCAGATCGCTCAGCAGCTCCAGGActgccaggaggaggaggaaaa ACCTGTGGATGAGGAGCGGTTGCGCCCAGTCACCCAGCTGGACCTCCTCTTCGGCCTGGACAAGATGAAGGAATCTAAGCGGGCCACAGCCTCCATGTTGCCCAGTGTGTCAGAGGTTCCCCTGGACTAA